Proteins from a genomic interval of Oncorhynchus nerka isolate Pitt River linkage group LG13, Oner_Uvic_2.0, whole genome shotgun sequence:
- the LOC115124606 gene encoding protein LRATD1-like, with the protein MGNHLDRITHLSYSELPTGDPSGVEKEELRVGVAYFFSDEEEEVDDGGGGGGGGGGYPCTSQEGPGAVSELEYSAFCSQECIFSKLRENQDLNVYSAKTLLSMCKPGDLVELVSTSQAPHWAVYELNDQVIHLHEGEIRKDSLTEIGRGRRGRIVNSRYRFRPLPANLVVQNATGHLGLNSGEICWTNSESFAAWCRFGKREFKKGGEAHSAAQQYFLKVHFDAGTRSGHTLVFRSLEDMIWERRRVDASGILKELSLGVNGGKE; encoded by the exons ATGGGCAACCACTTGGACCGCATCACCCATCTCAGCTACAGCGAGCTGCCAACCGGCGATCCGTCCGGAGTGGAGAAAGAGGAGCTCAGGGTCGGCGTAGCTTACTTCTTCTCCGACGAAGAGGAAGAG GTGGacgacggaggaggaggaggaggaggaggaggaggttacccTTGCACCAGCCAGGAGGGCCCCGGGGCGGTCAGCGAGCTGGAGTACTCCGCATTCTGCTCCCAGGAATGCATCTTCTCCAAGCTACGCGAAAACCAGGACTTGAACGTGTACTCCGCCAAAACATTGCTCTCCATGTGCAAGCCAGGGGACCTTGTGGAACTAGTATCCACATCACAGGCACCTCACTGGGCTGTGTACGAGCTCAACGACCAGGTGATACACCTGCATGAGGGGGAGATACGGAAGGACAGCCTGACTGAGATAGGACGGGGCCGGCGTGGACGGATAGTGAACAGCCGCTACCGCTTCCGGCCGCTGCCTGCCAACCTGGTCGTGCAGAACGCCACTGGGCACCTCGGCCTGAACAGCGGGGAGATTTGCTGGACCAACTCGGAGAGCTTCGCCGCCTGGTGCCGTTTCGGGAAGCGGGAGTTTAAGAAGGGAGGCGAGGCGCACTCGGCGGCGCAGCAGTACTTTCTCAAAGTGCACTTTGACGCCGGGACTCGGAGTGGACACACGCTGGTGTTCCGTAGCCTGGAAGACATGATCTGGGAGCGCAGGCGTGTGGACGCCAGCGGGATTCTGAAAGAGTTGTCTTTAGGGGTCAACGGTGGGAAGGAGTGA